GAAAAAAGAACTGAAGAGTAGACGGGTGAGtgtactcttctcttctccctcCTTTTTGTTAAACCCTACTTTGTCGCAGCTCAAATCCCCGAGAACTCGTACCGGGAACGCCTCTCCCGTCATCGACGACATCTCAACGACATCCTAGCCCGCTAGTCAAGCTCTGGTAAGCTTCATTGCAgctcaaataaaaaaaagggcGACAGAAAATTGAAGAACCCGAAACTCGAATCACCATCATCTTTTTCACCTGTGACCTTTAAGATTCTGCGAAGACAGCTAGTGTTAGAATTGAAGCAATTTCTCGAAGATTGCTGGTAGAAGAAATGATAAGGATAGGTGGCGTTTCATTGCGATCCATTAGCATTCGCTCGTCTGTCCGACGCTTAACTCCCCATTTCGCTAAACCTCTCTCTACAACTGCTACTTCAGGTTCAGCTATTTATCTATCTCTTGGTGATTCTTTACTTTTCTGCTTGCTTTTGGAGctgttaattttaaactaattctAGTGGAAATAGAATTCTTACTTCACAATGTGGAAATGGTTTATAAGAGAATTGGACTTGCGCTTCCTACGTTTTATAACAATTTCTTAAGTAAAGGAATCGGATCTTGAATTTGGTGCTTGACCTAAAATCAAATGTGTGGGTGATAGAGATGATGGTAGGAGAATtggttttgtttttattatattgGGCATTTTAGTGTggggcatatatatatatatatatattgcaatTGCTTCGAAAGCAATTAGAAACGTTACCAAATTGGTTTGGGTTTTTATTCTTAGTTTCTAGAGAATTGGATTTTGATTTGAAACATTTTTATTTTAGGTCAATCATGGGGATTATTTAAGACTATGAACTAGGGATTCTAATTATGCAGTTTGACTTGATTCTGTGCAGGGTGCTTGTAATTACAATTTCTTCATGTGATATAATCATTTAAGGAAGATGTGCTCATGAGATTCTTGCTAATACCTTATATTAAGTGCAAATTAGATAATGTTTATTCTTTTCTAAAGTAGTTAACAATGCTTCAATCTTATTTTCCATTTTTCTGTGTAGCTTAAATCAGGTAGATGCATCTGTTCTTGATtgttgtatttttcttttttgggcaTTTGGACAGGTGATCTAATTGATGATAAAGAAAGTCCTAAATCCTTTGAGTCTCGTGATGATTTTGAGCAGCGGATATTTGGTGGCATTTCTGGGAGCAGCTCAGCATCTGAGTCCTTTTTCCAGAAGCTTGACAGACTTTCAAAGGCCCGCAACTTTACTAATTCCGGACCAGATAAAAGATATGGTTCCGAGGTTTGGAATGACCTGGATGGAGAGGAAGAGTATGATGGAAAGGGTGATGCTGAGGGAATGGATGATTTTGATGATATGGATGAGTATGATGAAATGGATGAGAGTTTTGACTCATTATCTGATGGAATGGATGAGAAGTTAAAGAAAGCAGCCACATATTATAAGGTTGATCCTGAGGAAATGGAAGAGGAAGACTATGAGTACAGACCTGATATGAGATTTCCAATTGGGTCTACTTATGACATTAAGGTATGCAATATAGTAGTCGCCACAGAATCTGTACTTAAGGAATTGCTGTTTGGTTGTATTGGTTCCTCTATGTTTTTGAAAGCTCTAGCCTTTTTATCTTTGGGGCACTTTATGTGTCCAGTGCATTCTGCTAATATATTATGCAGAAATTAATTTGATATCTGTAGctttaatctaaaaaaaaagcCAAAAACTAGAAGAGCTCTATTTAGAGCTAAACTAGAGCTCTATCAGGTGGGGAAATTATGTGATGAAATTtggaatattttttttgaagttTTAGGAATGTATTAAATAATAGGCGCATCCGCTATCCATTTAGTATTTTCTGTCTATAAAAACTATTTGAAAAATATCAGATACCTAATGGCGTTGGGAGGATTTCTTttatgaaaagaagaaaaaaatgcaCCATTTAAGCACAGATTAGATCTGAACATTAAATCTTCCCAGCTGTCTTCTGTTGCCGATGCCATTATCTTTTATGGCTTATGATTCATACTTCTATGTCATTGTTCTCATTGATAAAATTCCTTGGATCATGGAAGTAATGGAATTTGCTGGTGAATCTTTTTGTGGTTGTATAACTGCCATCATTTCTCTAAGTCTCCCCTTCTCCTGCTTGTGCTCATTAGCAGATGGAATGATTCTGTTAAACTTGTTAGCTGGTTGGATGTCATTATTGCCAATTATTTGTATGACTGTTTTCATGTGCAAATGCATGTGACTTTTATTGAACACAATTTGAGCAACTTATAGTTTACTTTGCCGTTAAAAAGCAATTTCTTCATTGCAATTTCTAGAGTTGGTCTGGAATTAAGTAATCTAATAATGTGAAGTTCTGTGACTACATTTCTTAatggaaaaaatgaaaaatctttTTCATCTCATGATGTCTGCATTCAACAATGTGGGTTGTCCTCTTTTCTTTGGTATTCATGCTTTGCTGCTGGAATTCTTTGTTGATTACACTTTTCGTACCACGCACATGCTTCCTAAACAACTGTATGGCTTTGTGTAGGATCTGGATCTTAGAAAGCCAGGGGTAAGTAAAGCTGTCAGAAGACGAGAGTTTGAAGTAACAACAGAGGAAGTTCTGGCACAAGCTGACTTCAGGGTGAGCTtatcattacattatctttcccTTTCTTAGGGAATTATCAATCTGCAAATAGGATAACTTGATGATGAGTTGGTCAAATCATGTGAAATTCCGTTGTACATTTTACTGCAAATATATATCAGTACTTGGATTAGTGGTTTTGTTCCCCTTGATAAGGGTTAGATGTAGGAATACCAGTTGTGGTTGGGTAATTGGTGTTAGGTTGCCAGACTTGCTTTTTCAATCTATAATCGGTGGAGGGACTATAAAATTGTACAATTTTTCAACTTACTTAAAATCTTTCTAATATAGTTAAatgttcaatttttttaaaaaatttttaaatgtgatATTTTATTCTCTCCGGGTATTGTTCTGTTCACCTTGTTTGTATCTTTCCTAGATTCATCATATCAATTTGGTCAAGTCATGATATCCTAGTAGAATGAtctaccaaaaaaaaaaggtatCCTAGTAGAACAACTATTTTGAAATAATGAATTAGTTGTGGGATCTTGTGTGAGAAAACACCTTTAGGTTCAATATTTTCCTTTGCAAAATTCTGCCATCAACTTCCACCGGTGAGTGTAAGTATTTGTATGTGTTGTATATCATGTTTTGAAGAAACTGATTCTGACACAAATTTAATCTATGGCTATCCTTAGTGATTCTTGAAATTTAGGTGCATATTTAAGTTGGTGGAATTTTCCTTGTAGAACGTTAGCTTCCTTGCAAATTTCATAACAGAGGCTGGAATTATCATCAAGAGGAGCCAGGTAATATGGATTAATGGACTGCAAAATTCAAATGACGTAGTTCATTGaatcaatgataaaaaaatttgatagaACTCTTATTGTTCATTTTGTAGACTGGCATAAGTGCTAAGGCGCAGAGAAAGGTCGCAAGGGAGATCAAAACAGCTCGAGCTTTTGGTTTAATGCCTTTCACTACAATGGGGACAAAGTCATTTGTTTTTGGGAAATCTATGGAGCATCTTGACCAGGACTTTGAATATGAGAGTTTCAGTGGGCCGAtggaggatgatgatgatgtcaACCCTCGCAGAGCTTAGGAAGCTACCCCTGCAATGTGAAATTAACCTTACCTTGATTAAATTTTGAGGAGGAACTTCTGGAAAAGATTTCAATGTTCAAAAGCCGAAAATGGAATACAGTGAGGTGATGAATTGGCAAGATTGTTTTTGAGGCCAATTCAGGTTTTTTTTGTATCATTAGAATTATTCCTTAATAATTCTCGATGCATGTAGCACCAATGATATTTAAGCTCTTTTCTACTTGCTTCTCCATTGCTTCTGAATTCTATTATTGCGATTGGTAGATTTATGTTATTTTCCTCACTATCATCATAAAAAGCACAAAACGTTGGGAAATTAAAGCGTTCTGCAATATAATGATTGAAGATGGGCGaaccaattttaaattttagaaattaaaatatgatgcagtttttaaaataaattgatggtGAATacacttaaatttaatttaaaaattagtgatagctttaatttttattctgaCATTAATTATTTCTAGCAAATATTTGtcgttttatttcttttaacaataaattatagtttaaataaaattagaaaaaaagagAGTGAGTTTACATTCACTGggacttttttaaaatttgaaaatcttaaatttatgaGAGTAaggtttttgaaaataaaatctttgaaagttttttaaaaaatataatatgatgatgaagACTTGGATaatgttttttctttaaaattttaaatatttaaaagtattttatttcctaaaaaataataaaaagttataaaaatttaaaaatcataataaaccttatcttaaaatttttcgTTACACTACTCTTAAATATAGTGTTAAAAACTTTGACAGTATCACATAATTCAcagaaatattgaaaaacataGAAGAAAgagtaataattaataataagtttTTTGTATTCtcgaaaattcattaaaatattactaaattataattatgttaAATGATTTTGCCCCACtatctatttaattattaatatttaaagaagATAACACCATTCTAGTAGAGAATGTTTATTTCTTACTGTTAgatgcataaaaaaaattaataatagtaaatttagagattaaatcattatttatttaaaatttaacatgcgttgaaaaatagataaaaaaattaaaatattttaaaaattaaaattaaataattttaatgaattaataaaaGTACAGTGataaacttgttaataataacaatattatgGACGTTTTCGTAAATTACCATAAAAGAAATCGGATGATTCTGTTGGAATAAAGTCTTGGGCTGCTTCTGTTCCGTTCTTTATCATCTCAATCAATGTCTTGTAGTTGTTCTTCACTAAAAAACTCTACAAATTAAAATCACTGCGCTAAATCATAAAATCTATCACATATTTATCTTTTTGGAATTTAGAACCGATCTTtcataaaaagaaatgatgCAAGGAGGAGGAGAAGTAGTAAGCATTGGGGAGCTCACTTCCAATCTCTCCACATACAAAGAACAGCTTCATAAGGTACTTCTCCCTCTATTTTTCTGGAACAGCTTCATAATTTACCTTTTTGTTTTtggtaattttgatttttagtgTTGGTGCTGGGAATTGTGTCAATTGGGTATCTCGAATTAGGGTTTGTTTTTGCTGGGCTTATTCTCGAGGTTATATTGTTGAATTTTGATTTGGTTTATTTTTTCGCGTTAAATTATGTTTTTCCCCATTTAAATTATCCCTTTCTGTTttcttttgaagtttttattTTCCCCGTTTTCGACTTCTTCAGTAGCTATATCAAATTAAGGGTTCTTTTTCCTCCTTGAACTTCAATTGTTCAATTTAATCCAACTATGTCCTCTCCCTCCATTAAGTGGGATGAAGATTGAGTTGGGTTTTTCATATTCGTTTTCTAATATCTTTATTTGGCTAGTCACACACTCTTGTTTAGTGTTTTTTTCTCCCTTCACGACTTCAGCGTTAGTATGAGTTCTAGTAAGAATTGGATTTGATAGTGTCAAATATGAATTTTCGAACAATGTGTTCTTCAAGTTATGTTTTCGCTTTTACAGTCTAAAATGAATGTGTTGCATACTTTCTTataaaaatttgtattttttcGCCTATTTGCTATCTGCTATAGACTAAATATAGAGTTATCTTTTATCTAGTGTATCTTTTATGTATAATGACATATCATGCCTGTGGATCAGGTTAGACAACTTTTGGCTGATAATCCAGATAATTCCGAGTATGCTGACATGGAGAAGGAGCTTAATGAGGTGATCCTTACTTGTTTTTACTCGGTTTCTGCTATTTATTCctagttgaaaattt
This region of Manihot esculenta cultivar AM560-2 chromosome 10, M.esculenta_v8, whole genome shotgun sequence genomic DNA includes:
- the LOC110625171 gene encoding uncharacterized protein LOC110625171 encodes the protein MIRIGGVSLRSISIRSSVRRLTPHFAKPLSTTATSGDLIDDKESPKSFESRDDFEQRIFGGISGSSSASESFFQKLDRLSKARNFTNSGPDKRYGSEVWNDLDGEEEYDGKGDAEGMDDFDDMDEYDEMDESFDSLSDGMDEKLKKAATYYKVDPEEMEEEDYEYRPDMRFPIGSTYDIKDLDLRKPGVSKAVRRREFEVTTEEVLAQADFRNVSFLANFITEAGIIIKRSQTGISAKAQRKVAREIKTARAFGLMPFTTMGTKSFVFGKSMEHLDQDFEYESFSGPMEDDDDVNPRRA